AATGCAGCCCCATCGGCCCGCAGTAACCCAACAGAATCCCTAGCAATAGAAAAGGGTGCGGGAATGTCACTGGATGTTTTCCAAGCGTATACAACGTCATGGAGAAAACTCCGGACGCTGCTTATGATGTGCTGACACGTGTCCGGGACCGAGAagtgaaaaacggtgtcccagaaaAACGCGTGACCGGCCCCGACGCTATGAGAAGCCGGAGCTGGAGCAAAGCAGAGTTCCCCATTAGAGAAatgctgctggctcttggcttcctcTGAAAATACGGGGCGCTGGAActtggcaccacgttgaggtggccggcgcCACCCCTGAGCAGACTGTTGATAATCACAGACTTGCTGTTGCCACTCATGGTATTGGAAGCAGGTCCATCTCACCGTGGCAGACCAACACCCAAATAAGCTACGGGTGCTTCTCCTACAAATACGGGAGGGAAAGCGTATACCACATTGAAGTTTGTATTTAGTTACTGATgtggaatggaatggaatgaTTGATGGTATGGTGGAAAGGGTGACTGACATGCCGCAGTTGCCTGGCCCGAAGCTCCAGGACATTGTAACCTACATGGGACCGATATTGCTGTCAGGGGAAAAGCgagtgaagaggaggtggCAGTGGCTCGTTCCCGCCCCGTTGCCTCTTGGTATTGAAAATGGATGCTGCGAAATATTAACCCGCGAGCACCACTACAGTGCCTGAAATGAAAAGTACAAAGCCCGGCTGACAAAGCGTCGAACTCCAACAATCCGTGCAACCACTGCGacggcgaaaaaaaatatgacaCGCACTGGTGATGAAATGAGACGGCGTGAGCACAAAGCCCATGGCTAGCGCCGGTCGAACGCAGTAACGCAAATGGCAAATTGACACGAATATGGCCGCGCACATACCCCGTGAATACCGAGATGTGGCGGTACACCGCATTCGCGAGGAGCGTAGCTTCCACCGCGCAGGAGCGCCGTGTTGACCAAAATAGGGCACACAGCTCGCAACAGTGTCCGAACTTTTTTCCAACCGCTCATCCCCCACCCTTAATCCAGGGCTTTCTGGGGGGTGTGGCAACCTCTGCCGTCCAGGAAGGTGACCGAAACATAGGAGGGAAAGCGCCACCGGGGTGCGTCCGCGAAGGTAATCAGAAGTGTACCTGAAAAATGTGAGGGGGACAAGGGGAAGTCTTGGCCCTTTCGATCCACGCTTTCTCCGGGAGCGCCGCGAATAGGTGTGTTGCCACTTTCGCGCCACTTCAAGGCCGCCTGAGGCCGGCGGGACCGCCGAGAGCTTTTAAACCGCCTCCGAGCTCTACTAGGGGGTGGGTGGGCTGACGGTGAGATCGTGGTGCGGGTCGTATATGCCTGTCTTTCTCCCTGAGGAACGCGCTGTGGAGTGTTAACGAAGGAAATAGGAATACCTCTGTCGCGTATGTGATTGGTATGGAAGGCGGTGGCGAGAACAGCGGGATGAGATGTCATGCCACTTCCTGTTGGTGCTGGTCGTGGTTCTCCAGGGCATTCAACCGCCTTCTTGCATGCTAAAGGTAGCGAAATTTGTAAGACAAGTGTCGTGAGGGTAGGAAGTTGCCATACTTGTTCAGTATGCTTATGTGGGTTTCTGGTCTACAGTTAATTCCATTTTACTCTAATTTATACTGTCCCTTATGTTAGAGGTAGAAGCCTCATTGTGGTGTCAGGGTCTAGTACGCAGGAATAATTAAATTTTCTACGGAAGCTAACTGTCACCACATGAACACTGGAATATCGACCACAGTGGCCAGCTGCTGGGGTGCCATTGTGAGTGCACTTTTGGACGTTGAagatatttatgtgtgtgaagCGCAAATCAACACGCGGATATGTGGCCGCTTCATGTTTTACAGTTGAGTACCTTTGCAAGTAGAACCCATCGAAGTCGTATACGTGCCATTAGCTGTAGAGCTAGTGGTGAATTTACAGGGTGAGATGCCACAACAGCTATAGGAGGGGTAGAAGGCTACAATGAAGACCATCCCTTTATACGACCGTGCGAATCGTGGTCTCCATGCACTGGCAAAGTGGGTGGGTAATAATCTCCACTTAAGAGGGTTTTAGTAGGCAGTGGCTCGTTCTCCAAGGCTGAGTCCCACACTATCATGTCATGTGACATGATCTGCATAAACGCATTTCCTTCTGCTCGCTAGTGTGGCGTGGCCACGATTGTCGTCAATCCGCacattgaagaaaaaaacttatgCTGTATTTTTGTACTCTTTGCCAGGGAACCTTGCTCCAACGGGGGTTTCGTGGTCTGTGAGCCATGCAAGCGACACAGAGGCAACTACTGTTTGCACTCCAGTCTTGTTTCCCTCTGCGTCCGGTTCAAAGGTGACACCGACCTCGTAATCACTGAAaagcttgtgtgtgtgtgtgtgtgtgtgtgtgtgtgtgtgtgtgtgtgtgtgtgtgtgtgtgtgtgtgtgtgtgtgtgtgtgtgtgtgtgtgtgtgtgtgtgtgtgtgtgtgtgtgtgtgtgtgtgtgtgtgtgtgtgtcgccCCCTTCATTACATAATTCGGCCTGAAAGGGGAAGGTAAATGCGAGTGCACAGTTGCGTTCTGAAGTGCCACGAGGGCTGATAAAAAGGACAAGATGTGGGTGAAAAGcttatataatttttttgtgtatcgGGTACGGTGGTAGCAAAACTCGTGCGTGTGGTTTCACTTAATTTGGTTGTTTCATCTGCGTGAGGTCACTTTGACTTGCGGTGCAAGGTAATATATTGTCATTTCCTCAAACAGCGTATTCATTTATAATAACCTAGAAGGTTCGTACAGTTTCTCAAATGAATGAGGATGGTGATTGTCGGCGCGTCGCTCTCATTGACACATCTTGCTATTCCGCTGATTGTACGCTCTCAGCGTTGGTTCCTCAGCATGCAATGAAACCGTATAGACTTTTGGTGACAATGGAACTAATTGCATCACTGGGGTTAAAGCGGTTTTGTCGGACGGTTGTCCCGCCACCAATTGGTATTAAAGAGCTGCTTACCTACCATGCTGAAGATTATGTACTGAATCTGGGACTTCATAGTAACCGCAGCTGGTTGTGGAATACAGAGGTATCGAAGGTTACCTTTTCCGGAGATTGTCCACCTGTTGAGGGAATTGTTGAATATTCTCTCTCAACAGTTAGTGGCTCCCTCATGGCCGCTGTTTTGCTGAATAGTGGTGCTGTCGATACAGCGATTCATTGGGGTGGTGGTATGCATCATGCAAAATGCGGTGAGTGTTCTGGATTCTGTTACGTGAATGATATTGTTATCGCCATTATTGAGCTACTGAAATGCCATGATAGAGTTTTATATGTTGATCTTGATATGCATCACGGAGACGGAGTCGACGAAGCGTTTTGCCGTAGCAGAAGAGTCTTTactctttcccttcacaaGTTTGGCGAGTCCTTTTTTCCGGGTACAGGCCATCCACGGGATGTAGGCATTGGAAACGGGCGCCACTACACTATGAACTTAGCCATGTGGGATGGTGTGGATGACTTCTACTACACCACAGTTTTTGAGCGTGCGCTCAGATCCATTGTAAAACGGTTCAATCCAAATGTAGTTGTCTTGCAGTGTGGAGCCGATTCGCTCGCAGGAGATCGTTTGGGACATTTTAATCTCTCGTCATGGGGTCATGGAAAGTGTGTTGAAGAGGTAAAGAAATTAGGGCTACCAATGCTTGtggttggtggtggtggttacACCCTGCGGAATGTTGCCAAGCTGTGGGCATACGAAACTAGCATACTCTGTGGGAAAAGGCTCCCCTTGAACACTGTCATTCCTCTACATCGAATGCCTCTTAGTGGATGGCTCTTCGAAGAATCGCCACAACTTTTAGTTTCACaggatgaagaaaacaaacctCTTCCTGGTGTTAACGTTCAACGATCCTTCCGCGTGATTATTGAGCAAATAGACAAGCACTGTCCAAATATAATGACTGTTTGAACTGTGCATCAGGGCGGCGTGACTGCTACCTTCTCCCCTCCCAACTTATGAATTGGTGTCGAGTGAATACTTAACTTTTCTATGTGTTACTGAAAGAGTAATCTGTCCTGAtgtcacccccccccccccgaacacacacacatacacacacaaccaGGACGGGAAGTGGATACTCTGATATATAGTTAtatcttatttttctcttttcgggcgcatttctttttggaaAGAGTCAATGAACTTGGCAAATTCTCATTGTATCGGACCCGACAGTCCTGATGCTGGTCTGGCACCTTCCTGTAAAGGGTGCCCAAATGCTTCTCTATGTGCTTCTGCACCCAAAGGTCCCGATCCTGATATTGAACTTATCAGGCAACGGTTGTCTGGTGTTAAGCGGAAGGTGCTAATCGTTAGTGGGAAAGGAGGTGTGGGGAAGAGTACGCTTACTAAAGAGCTGGCTTTTGCCATTGGGAAGAGAGGACTCAACGTTGCTGTCGTTGATCTCGACGTATGCGGGCCCTCTATTCCACGTTTGACGGGCGCTCGGGGGGAAAATGCACACTACAGTGCCACTGGTATTGAACCGGTGATGATCGATGAAACGGTGACTATGATGTCCATGCACTACTTTCTTGAAAATAAGAATGAAGCTGTGCTCTTTCGCGGGCCCAGGAAGAATGGCGCTGTCAAAATGTTTCTGAAGGATGTAATTTGGAACGATGTTGATGTGATGCTGATTGACACCCCCCCTGGGACGTCAGATGAGCACATCACTACTGCGTCTCTTCTTCagcaatgtggtggcgtcaGTGGCGCTGTTTTAGTAACCACACCCCAGATGGTTGCAGAGGCTGACGTAAGACGGGAGGTAAACTTCTGTCAAAAGGCAAAATTGAACATAATGGGTATTGTTGAAAATATGAGCGGTTTCGTGTGCCCTAACTGTGGTAGTGGCTCGTTTATATTTCCACGTACAAATACGCGGGGTGCTGGAAAGCGCTTAAGCGAGGAGTTTGGAATTCCTCTTTGGGGAGAAATACCCCTTGATCCAAAGCTGATGAGCTCGTGCGAGGAAGGTACCCCTCTTGCAGAGTCTGTCGACCAAAATAATCCAACGCTTGATGTTTTGAACTCAATTTCGAGGAAACTCATTGAAAGTTTAGCGATGGAGTAGTAGTATCAATATGCGGTTTTAACGTTGTTTCTGCAGTATTTTTGGAGAAGTTTTTTGCGCAGCAGCAATGTTGTGAATTTTTATCGCAGTCTCTTAATGATGTTGTTTAAATGATATCtcctgattttttttttttggcggtGTGTTCCTTTTATCTGATTCTATTGAAGTTCGCTCTCGTTGGTCTTGTTTGAAGTACTTGGGT
This region of Trypanosoma brucei gambiense DAL972 chromosome 10, complete sequence genomic DNA includes:
- a CDS encoding histone deacetylase 1 produces the protein MNEDGDCRRVALIDTSCYSADCTLSALVPQHAMKPYRLLVTMELIASLGLKRFCRTVVPPPIGIKELLTYHAEDYVLNLGLHSNRSWLWNTEVSKVTFSGDCPPVEGIVEYSLSTVSGSLMAAVLLNSGAVDTAIHWGGGMHHAKCGECSGFCYVNDIVIAIIELLKCHDRVLYVDLDMHHGDGVDEAFCRSRRVFTLSLHKFGESFFPGTGHPRDVGIGNGRHYTMNLAMWDGVDDFYYTTVFERALRSIVKRFNPNVVVLQCGADSLAGDRLGHFNLSSWGHGKCVEEVKKLGLPMLVVGGGGYTLRNVAKLWAYETSILCGKRLPLNTVIPLHRMPLSGWLFEESPQLLVSQDEENKPLPGVNVQRSFRVIIEQIDKHCPNIMTV
- a CDS encoding nucleotide binding protein, putative codes for the protein MNLANSHCIGPDSPDAGLAPSCKGCPNASLCASAPKGPDPDIELIRQRLSGVKRKVLIVSGKGGVGKSTLTKELAFAIGKRGLNVAVVDLDVCGPSIPRLTGARGENAHYSATGIEPVMIDETVTMMSMHYFLENKNEAVLFRGPRKNGAVKMFLKDVIWNDVDVMLIDTPPGTSDEHITTASLLQQCGGVSGAVLVTTPQMVAEADVRREVNFCQKAKLNIMGIVENMSGFVCPNCGSGSFIFPRTNTRGAGKRLSEEFGIPLWGEIPLDPKLMSSCEEGTPLAESVDQNNPTLDVLNSISRKLIESLAME